CAGCTACCCGCTGACGATCGGCGAGCAGACCCTGACCATCCGCTCCTTACCGGGGGTGTTCAGTCATGGCGAGTTCGATCAGGGATCCCTGCTGCTGATCGAGAACCTGCCTGCTCTGTCCGGCCGGGTTCTGGACTTTGGCTGTGGCGCCGGTGTGATCGGTGCGGTACTGAAAGCCCGCTACCCGGAAATCATGCTGGATCTGGCTGACGTCAGCGCACTGGCCATTGCCTCTGCCCGGGAGACATTCCGCGAAAACCATCTGGAAGGTCACTTTGTTGCCACAGATGTTTATTCCTCACTGCCGGAATCCTATGATTTTCTGATCAGCAACCCGCCTTTCCATGCGGGTCTGAAAACATTCTATGCAGCCACCGAGCAGTTTATCGAACAGGCACCGGCCCATCTGAACGAAGGCGGTGAACTCGTTATCGTCGCAAACAACTTCCTGCAGTATCCGCCGCTGCTCGAACGTTGCCTGGGCGGCTATAACATTCGTGCGAAAAACAATAAGTTCTCAATTTATCACGCGAAAAAATAATCCGTTGCCCTGCCATTCCTGAGACTGGCGGGGCATCATTTCCGCACTTTTTCCCGCTAAATCCGTCAAAAAAGCCAAAATTGTGTCTTGGCACACGCTTCGCAGCAGACTTCCTTGATTGTACGAAAAAACTCAGTATAACCGGGTATTCTGGTGCAACCGCCTTATTCAACCGTCAAAAATACGGCTTTCATTTTGACATCCCGAACCGGGCAAACCGGTTGCATCGCAGACAAATTGGTCAACCGCAGGTCAAAGGTCAGTCAGCAATGCAGAATACCACCCGTTTCAAACGCCTCCAGCATACCCTGATGCTGGCGTTTCTTCTGCTCAGCCTGATCCCGCTCACGCTGTCTTCCCTGTTCTTTCTTCACTCCCACACCCGGGATCTGGCAGAACAGAGCACCAGCCACCTGGCGTCCTTGCGAGATAATAAAAGCCAACAACTGGATGCCTTCTTCGCAGCAAAAGAATCTGAAATTCAAAGTTTTATCAGCTCTGAGCTGGCCAATGCCAGCGGGGGCCGTTTTTATGGAATCGTCGGGGCTTTTCGCCAGCTGGGGGATATTCAGCGCCTCAGCAAAGGCGCCAGCCGGGGGGAATATTTTAATCAAACCCTGACCACCCGGCCGCTGTCCGGCCATGTCGATAATACCTCACCAGATTTTATCGTTCAGGAACGCTACCGCCTGATTTATAAACGTTATCACTGGGCATACGAAGCGTATCTCAAACGCTCGGATTTCAGCGATATCCTGCTGGTCGATCTGGACGGTAACGTGGTTTATACCTCGCGCAGTCCGGCGCTGTTTGCCGCCAGCCTCAGTACCGAAACCGCACAGTATCCGGCGCTCAGCCAGACGTTCCGCGATATCCGGACCCTGACGCATCAGTACCGGGAACGCCGGCCGGAGAATTCCCGCCAGCCGCTCAGCGAGCAAAAGTCTGAACAACTGCCTATCGCCTACACCGACTTTGCCGCCGATGAAGACACGGGAGAAGCGACCGCCTGGTTCGCCGCCCCGATCATTCAGCATGGCTACCTGCACAGCTATGCTTTTTTCAAGCTGAGCAACCGGGCGATCGCCGCCGTGATGGCGAACAGCAGCGAAGGCAACCAGTTCGTCCAGACGCTGCTGGTTGGCCCGGATCACAATCTGCGCCTGCCAAATGACGGTCAGCTGCCAGCCCGGCTTGCCAGTCCGGGCATTGATCAGGCCCTGTCCGGTAAAACCGGTGTCGGCAGCCTGCTGAATTATAAACAGATCCCAGTTCTGAGTGCCTATGCCCCGATTGATGTGCTGGGCAATCCATGGGCGCTGGTGGTGGAATTACCCGAGCAGGAAGCCTTTGCACGTATTCACGAGCTTGAGGAATTTTTCCTTCTGGCGATTCTGGCCGCGGTCATGCTGGTGACCCTGACCGCTCACTGGCTGTCCAACTACATTACGGCGCCCTTACTGCGGTTGACCTGGGCCGCGGAACAGGTTTCGGCTGGCGATCTGGATCAGAAAATCACCTCGACCGACCGACGAGATGAAATTGGCCGCCTGGCAATCAGCTTCGCCCGCATGCAGCGATCCATCCGGGAAAAAATCACCCTGATCCGGGAGCAAAATACCGAACTGGAACAGAATCTGGCCGTCATCCGGCAACAAAATGAAGAGTTACAGACAGCCGACAAGCTGAAAGATGAATTTCTGGCCACCACCTCACATGAACTCCGAACGCCATTGCACGGGATGGTGGGGATTGCGGAAGCCTTACTGGCCGGGGCGAACGGCCCGATGCAACCCAGCCAGCAACACCAGCTGGACATGATCATCAATAGCGGCCAGCGGCTGACCAAACTGGTCGATGACCTGCTCGACTACCATAAAATGCGCTATGGCGACCTCGACATCCGCCCCCATGCTGTCGATCTGGCTGCAGCCAACCGTCTGGTACTGGAGCTGTCCGCACACCTGCTGGACAACAAACCGGTCCGGATGATTAACCAGATCCAGCCGGATCTGCCACTGGTTCTGGCCGATGAACAGCGGCTGGAACAGGTGCTTTATAATCTGGTGGGGAATGCCATCAAATATACTTCCGAAGGCAAAATCATTCTCTCCGCCACCGTCCTGGAAAATCAGGTCCGGGTTCAGGTGGTTGATACCGGCCAGGGGATCCCTCCGGAGCAGCTGGAACACATTTTTGAGCCCCTGGTACAGGCCAATACCGGGTCTGCCAACTACCGGCAGGGAGCCGGGCTGGGGCTGTCCATCAGTCGCCAGCTGATTGAGTTGATGGGCGGCAGCCTTTATGTCAGCAGCCAGCCCATGATTGGAACAACCTTCAGCTTTACTCTGCCGTTAGCGACGGAAGCCGATATTGCCCGCAGCCAGCCTGCAACCCAGACGCATTTTCAGGCTCCCCGTCAGGAACAAAGCATACTGGAGACAGAAAAACTGCCG
This DNA window, taken from Photobacterium sp. CCB-ST2H9, encodes the following:
- the rsmC gene encoding 16S rRNA (guanine(1207)-N(2))-methyltransferase RsmC, giving the protein MSANAATFSPASQVVARQTDFFTDRHVLVAGELDDLYPVELAKVAASVRVFTTHYGQHTVLSRSRISSHFGAELCAEDAKGVDMILLYWPKAKAEAEYLLAMLLARCGKDTEICIVGENRSGVRSAEKMFAAYGPINKYDSARRCSFFWGRCQNEAPAFQLDDWFRSYPLTIGEQTLTIRSLPGVFSHGEFDQGSLLLIENLPALSGRVLDFGCGAGVIGAVLKARYPEIMLDLADVSALAIASARETFRENHLEGHFVATDVYSSLPESYDFLISNPPFHAGLKTFYAATEQFIEQAPAHLNEGGELVIVANNFLQYPPLLERCLGGYNIRAKNNKFSIYHAKK
- a CDS encoding response regulator, with translation MQNTTRFKRLQHTLMLAFLLLSLIPLTLSSLFFLHSHTRDLAEQSTSHLASLRDNKSQQLDAFFAAKESEIQSFISSELANASGGRFYGIVGAFRQLGDIQRLSKGASRGEYFNQTLTTRPLSGHVDNTSPDFIVQERYRLIYKRYHWAYEAYLKRSDFSDILLVDLDGNVVYTSRSPALFAASLSTETAQYPALSQTFRDIRTLTHQYRERRPENSRQPLSEQKSEQLPIAYTDFAADEDTGEATAWFAAPIIQHGYLHSYAFFKLSNRAIAAVMANSSEGNQFVQTLLVGPDHNLRLPNDGQLPARLASPGIDQALSGKTGVGSLLNYKQIPVLSAYAPIDVLGNPWALVVELPEQEAFARIHELEEFFLLAILAAVMLVTLTAHWLSNYITAPLLRLTWAAEQVSAGDLDQKITSTDRRDEIGRLAISFARMQRSIREKITLIREQNTELEQNLAVIRQQNEELQTADKLKDEFLATTSHELRTPLHGMVGIAEALLAGANGPMQPSQQHQLDMIINSGQRLTKLVDDLLDYHKMRYGDLDIRPHAVDLAAANRLVLELSAHLLDNKPVRMINQIQPDLPLVLADEQRLEQVLYNLVGNAIKYTSEGKIILSATVLENQVRVQVVDTGQGIPPEQLEHIFEPLVQANTGSANYRQGAGLGLSISRQLIELMGGSLYVSSQPMIGTTFSFTLPLATEADIARSQPATQTHFQAPRQEQSILETEKLPENPDGELLLVVDDEPVNLQVVTSFLRIAGYRVITAENGAQALNIMENQQPSLILLDVMMPGMNGYEVCQELRTRYSLTELPIIMLSALGQAQDRVKGFESGANDYLSKPFHKDELSARIRAHLQAAQTERQRHENQALQQEIRHREQVQAALLDTQTRLLGLLESTSEAILCAREDGRIRYANNAAGQLFQRAPAQLERLSVQDLLLTQLPDDIENNRHYRGELVYRIQDQNQTLATDLIQLPAESGLSQMFIFDQQGPSTKERITLLENAVDVLSGFASDGDKHSLQRLRELGDEFSQLADRLDLSQPDKADQLRHLLVEVMKNSLLFWESSTGKTKFDLAEESGLWRVYLDRSTLQTRTLDKYLHLETLPKTPRWRTVLNTLDFVLERCPQASAERDNIVEMRNRLQLMISQ